A portion of the Cyanobium sp. PCC 7001 genome contains these proteins:
- a CDS encoding SDR family oxidoreductase: MSADPHPESGGLAPGLNQEDWHRIGAALRYMGRDLHHRSYAVTAERRELLWQEMDACLHLAERIEGQTEPVVLRASPGSRACSLVTGASSGIGAALARGLASQAKHAAAPLVLVARRLDRLEAHAAQLRRDQGVEVHCLVSDLAEPGAAWRLLRQLQERELTVHTLVNNAGFGLGGPFERLPWERAEAMLQLMVTGCAALCHGVLPAMQTGGGGRIINVASLAGLVPGLPGSVLYSASKAFLIRFSQSLALENRQSGVRVIALCPGYVHTEFHAVLGVEERIRRNLPGLLWMEADDLARRTLAALDGRRTLVVPGLVNRLIAGLTHWLPERPAGRLTTAFSRRYRRR; the protein is encoded by the coding sequence GTGTCTGCCGATCCCCACCCCGAGTCCGGCGGGCTCGCCCCTGGGCTGAATCAGGAGGACTGGCACCGCATCGGCGCCGCCCTCCGCTACATGGGCCGGGATCTGCACCACCGTTCCTACGCGGTGACGGCGGAGCGCCGTGAGCTCCTGTGGCAGGAGATGGACGCCTGCCTCCATCTGGCCGAGAGGATCGAGGGGCAGACCGAACCCGTGGTGCTGCGGGCCTCGCCGGGCTCTCGGGCCTGCTCCCTGGTGACGGGTGCCTCCAGTGGCATCGGTGCCGCCCTGGCCCGGGGCCTGGCCAGCCAGGCGAAGCACGCTGCGGCCCCGCTCGTGCTGGTGGCCCGGCGTCTCGATCGCCTCGAAGCCCATGCGGCCCAGCTGCGCCGGGACCAGGGCGTGGAGGTGCACTGCCTGGTGAGCGATCTGGCCGAGCCCGGGGCCGCCTGGAGGCTTCTGCGGCAGCTGCAGGAGCGCGAGCTCACCGTGCACACCCTGGTGAACAATGCCGGCTTCGGGCTCGGCGGACCCTTCGAGCGGCTGCCCTGGGAGCGCGCCGAGGCGATGCTGCAGCTGATGGTGACCGGCTGCGCCGCCCTCTGCCATGGCGTGCTGCCGGCGATGCAGACCGGCGGTGGCGGCCGCATCATCAACGTGGCCTCCCTCGCCGGACTGGTCCCGGGCCTGCCGGGCAGTGTGCTCTACAGCGCCTCCAAGGCCTTCCTGATCCGTTTCTCCCAGTCGCTGGCCCTGGAGAACCGGCAGAGCGGTGTGCGGGTGATCGCCCTCTGCCCCGGCTACGTGCACACGGAGTTCCACGCCGTGCTCGGGGTGGAGGAGCGCATCCGCCGCAACCTTCCCGGGCTGCTGTGGATGGAGGCCGACGATCTGGCCCGGCGCACCCTGGCCGCCCTGGATGGTCGACGCACGCTGGTGGTGCCCGGCCTGGTGAACCGCCTGATCGCCGGCCTCACCCACTGGCTGCCGGAGCGACCGGCCGGCCGACTGACCACCGCCTTCTCCCGCCGCTATCGCCGCCGCTGA
- a CDS encoding exonuclease SbcCD subunit D, which translates to MTGSDGPLVRLLHTSDWHLGRSFHGHDLLSHQAEAMDRLVELSREAAVDLVVIAGDLYDRAIPPAEAVRLFTDTVARLRQGGAAVVAIAGNHDSHVRVSVYDELLSALDVTIRGRWQRADEPVLVTPRQGGQAVAVYPLPYLEPILDGPELQRLLEPEPEPEGQRLRHPEVTALAVERIRADLARRAGTRSVLVAHAFVAGGSSSESERELSVGNAEAVPVSTFAGFDYVALGHLHGSQQLDGPRLAYSGTPLAYSFSEQHHVKSVRLVELAEDGTPRVEVVPLGVGRALRSLSGELEALLADPGLEDSRGAWVRAELTDPLLPPQAMARLRQRFPHVVELRHRRAEGDAAGPSERSRRIRNAQGPEQRMLAFFADQQGRPPRPEEARLLQQALAAAGRRAD; encoded by the coding sequence ATGACGGGCAGCGATGGCCCCCTGGTGCGACTGCTGCACACCTCCGACTGGCACCTGGGCCGCAGCTTCCACGGCCATGACCTGCTCAGCCACCAGGCCGAGGCCATGGATCGGCTGGTGGAGCTCAGCCGCGAGGCGGCCGTGGACCTGGTGGTGATCGCCGGTGACCTCTACGACCGGGCCATCCCGCCCGCCGAGGCGGTGCGGCTGTTCACCGACACCGTGGCCCGGCTGCGGCAGGGCGGAGCGGCCGTGGTGGCAATCGCCGGCAACCACGACTCCCACGTGCGCGTGTCGGTGTACGACGAGCTGCTGTCGGCCCTGGACGTGACGATCCGGGGCCGCTGGCAGCGGGCCGATGAACCGGTGCTGGTGACACCCCGGCAAGGGGGTCAGGCCGTGGCGGTGTACCCCCTCCCCTACCTGGAACCCATCCTGGACGGCCCCGAACTGCAGAGGCTGCTGGAGCCGGAGCCGGAGCCCGAGGGTCAGCGCCTGCGCCATCCGGAGGTCACCGCCCTGGCCGTGGAGCGGATCCGGGCCGATCTGGCCAGGCGGGCGGGCACCCGCTCGGTGCTGGTGGCCCATGCCTTCGTGGCCGGCGGCAGCAGCTCGGAATCGGAACGGGAGCTGTCGGTGGGCAACGCCGAGGCCGTGCCCGTGAGCACCTTCGCGGGCTTCGACTACGTGGCCCTGGGCCATCTGCACGGCTCCCAGCAGCTGGACGGCCCTCGGCTCGCCTACAGCGGCACCCCCCTGGCCTATTCCTTCTCGGAGCAGCATCACGTGAAATCCGTGCGGCTGGTGGAGCTGGCCGAGGATGGAACGCCCCGGGTGGAGGTGGTGCCCCTGGGGGTCGGCCGTGCCCTGCGCAGCCTCAGCGGTGAGCTGGAGGCGCTGCTGGCGGATCCCGGGCTCGAGGATTCCAGGGGGGCCTGGGTGCGGGCCGAGCTCACCGACCCGCTGCTGCCGCCCCAGGCGATGGCCCGCCTGCGGCAGCGCTTTCCCCATGTGGTGGAACTGCGGCACCGCCGGGCAGAAGGGGACGCCGCCGGGCCGAGCGAACGCAGCCGCCGGATCCGCAACGCCCAGGGGCCCGAGCAGCGGATGCTCGCCTTCTTCGCCGATCAGCAGGGCCGGCCTCCCCGGCCGGAGGAGGCGCGACTGCTGCAGCAGGCCCTGGCCGCCGCAGGCCGCCGGGCGGACTGA
- a CDS encoding type II CAAX prenyl endopeptidase Rce1 family protein, with the protein MRRAASLALLLALLLVLLLGLPHGLAQRVPLPRGTPTRPLPQSSEELASRSPFSQPAYYPLDRRPDPALYRPHASWIGRLILPSAADTAGQPGDWVWVDVEQAPEGQGALIGRRLRLTWADRPRLQELVDTVSTPVRLGSAAREAAAAANVVPERLDGRLAVGPLQSLAGARPRNDMVVRLEGVSREEDTLRITRPPVQTAGRWMGLVTVLGTAAGSDEPDLWRVRHYDASQRGFLGPEETIRIPRLPPDRFGRVMIDTEGLIASPLNPQGWRIFGAPGPDGVFTVQALQPRALTRLDPDRVVRGTAAGLGAINRDSWSAAALHRGTLQSTALIPDGGGEALPLSRVGQRALLVHLFGGIGGRDGEPTPGWTVTGHFAFGEAEVVRDPLSGEPELTLRYHQIYANNPNGIVAGSQDWSAYSGNLQRGWLGTRPISDLLVPLEGRLLDALALQAEILSARYRSGDGTGVALVTPATSCVQDSSQALWIALDGLRQQKRLRPESAGGDTRLQRLEDGLNALLTPFGMVRSDWRHNAMVTLSAGTGRDPTMPVGGRFISSQRLEAVLLSWRSMLPRRAHDGMATVFLKAGLPLWILRTNQIPGTDPFLAPLAPTTLLGQLPVVGTLLQRLSDALFPPVLGPPLLQSLLVLVVYGALALLLGFRSGFLQGPWQWRPWRVVLRHALALLVMPAIGEELIFRVLLLPHPLEGVVQASMAAWGALSVGLFVLYHPIAARFWYPRGRVLFRDPRFLSQCTLLGVACVLEYSLTGSLWSAAGLHWIAVVIWLEPLGGRRELGPGVP; encoded by the coding sequence ATGAGGCGCGCAGCGTCCCTGGCCCTGCTGCTGGCCCTGCTGCTGGTGCTGCTGCTGGGTCTGCCCCACGGGCTGGCCCAGCGGGTGCCGCTGCCCAGGGGGACGCCCACCAGGCCGCTGCCGCAGAGCAGTGAGGAACTGGCGAGCCGCTCACCCTTCAGCCAGCCGGCCTACTACCCCCTGGATCGAAGGCCCGATCCGGCGCTCTACCGTCCCCATGCCAGCTGGATCGGTCGCCTGATCCTGCCCTCGGCGGCGGACACCGCCGGGCAGCCGGGGGACTGGGTGTGGGTCGATGTGGAACAGGCGCCTGAGGGGCAGGGGGCCCTGATCGGCCGCCGGCTGAGGCTCACCTGGGCGGATCGCCCCCGCCTGCAGGAGCTGGTGGACACCGTGTCCACGCCGGTGCGGCTGGGCAGCGCCGCCCGGGAGGCCGCCGCCGCCGCCAATGTGGTGCCGGAGCGGCTGGATGGACGCCTGGCGGTGGGCCCGCTGCAGTCGCTGGCCGGTGCCAGGCCCCGCAACGACATGGTCGTGCGGCTCGAAGGTGTGAGCAGGGAGGAAGACACCCTGCGGATCACCCGGCCGCCGGTGCAGACCGCCGGCCGCTGGATGGGCCTGGTGACGGTGCTGGGGACGGCCGCGGGCAGCGATGAGCCCGATCTGTGGCGGGTCCGCCACTACGACGCCAGCCAGCGGGGCTTCCTCGGCCCCGAGGAGACGATCCGCATCCCGCGCCTGCCGCCCGACCGCTTCGGGCGCGTGATGATCGACACCGAGGGGCTGATCGCCAGCCCCCTCAATCCGCAGGGCTGGCGCATCTTCGGCGCCCCGGGCCCGGATGGGGTGTTCACGGTGCAGGCCCTGCAGCCACGCGCGCTCACCCGTCTCGATCCGGATCGGGTGGTGCGGGGCACCGCCGCGGGTCTGGGGGCCATCAACCGCGACAGCTGGTCCGCCGCGGCCCTGCACCGGGGCACGCTGCAGAGCACGGCCCTCATCCCCGATGGCGGCGGCGAAGCGCTGCCGCTCAGCCGGGTGGGCCAGCGGGCCCTGCTCGTGCACCTGTTCGGCGGCATCGGCGGCCGCGATGGGGAACCCACGCCGGGCTGGACGGTGACCGGGCACTTCGCCTTCGGCGAGGCCGAGGTGGTGCGGGATCCGCTCAGCGGCGAACCGGAGCTGACTCTCCGCTACCACCAGATCTACGCCAACAATCCCAACGGGATCGTGGCCGGCAGCCAGGACTGGAGTGCCTACAGCGGCAACCTGCAGCGGGGATGGCTGGGCACGCGCCCCATCTCCGATCTGCTGGTGCCGCTCGAAGGGCGCCTGCTGGACGCCCTGGCCCTGCAGGCGGAGATCCTCAGCGCCCGCTACCGCAGCGGGGATGGCACCGGCGTGGCCCTGGTGACGCCGGCCACCTCCTGCGTGCAGGACTCCAGCCAGGCGCTGTGGATCGCCCTCGATGGCCTGCGTCAGCAGAAGCGGTTGCGGCCGGAGTCCGCCGGCGGCGACACCCGCCTGCAACGGCTCGAGGACGGTCTCAATGCCCTGCTCACCCCCTTCGGCATGGTGCGATCCGACTGGCGCCACAACGCCATGGTCACCCTGAGCGCCGGCACCGGCCGGGATCCGACCATGCCCGTGGGCGGTCGGTTCATCAGCAGCCAACGGCTCGAGGCGGTGCTGCTCAGCTGGCGCTCGATGCTGCCCCGGCGGGCCCATGACGGCATGGCCACGGTGTTCCTGAAAGCGGGGCTGCCGCTGTGGATCCTGCGCACCAATCAGATCCCCGGAACGGATCCGTTTCTGGCTCCGCTGGCCCCCACCACGCTGCTGGGGCAGCTGCCGGTGGTGGGGACCCTGCTGCAGCGGCTGAGCGATGCCCTGTTCCCGCCGGTGCTCGGGCCACCGCTGCTCCAGTCGTTGCTGGTGCTGGTGGTGTATGGAGCTCTGGCCCTGCTGCTGGGATTCCGCAGCGGCTTTCTACAGGGGCCCTGGCAATGGCGGCCGTGGCGGGTGGTGCTGCGGCACGCTCTCGCCCTGCTGGTGATGCCGGCGATCGGGGAAGAGCTGATCTTCCGGGTGCTGCTGCTGCCTCACCCGCTCGAAGGCGTGGTACAGGCCTCCATGGCGGCCTGGGGTGCCCTGAGCGTGGGACTGTTCGTGCTCTATCACCCGATCGCGGCGCGGTTCTGGTATCCCCGCGGCCGGGTGCTGTTCCGGGATCCGCGCTTCCTCAGCCAGTGCACCCTGCTGGGGGTGGCCTGCGTGCTCGAGTACAGCCTCACCGGTTCGCTGTGGTCGGCGGCGGGACTCCACTGGATCGCGGTGGTGATCTGGCTGGAGCCCCTCGGCGGCCGACGGGAGCTCGGACCCGGAGTGCCGTGA
- a CDS encoding AAA family ATPase has protein sequence MRPHLLEMEAFGPYAEPVTICFDTLCRDGLFLIHGSTGSGKTYLLDALCFALYGEVSGERSLKGLRSDHAPPQALPQVSLEFSAAGGRWRVERQAACEVPKSRGQGTTSKGAKAGLWRLLGGEPQPVAAGVQEVGREVARLVGLDAAQFRQVILLPQGRFAEVLRARDEDREALLKTLFDTSLYERAMGWLAGQAKAAEEELRERQRQQRHLLEQIAAAWEPWQREGQSSEKPPGEAPEEASPDLPSELLPEHLPTVQGAMEALQQQAALHLDRAEARFLQAQAGLAELRSRAELWDRRQRAQARLQELAQQQEPMVALQARLALAERAETVRASMLSEADARQRREEAETRCRQRLERLRRQRDAADQAPDAVMALGLLELPEPARLTTALNALAVRQGELEQVLALAERRRGARREEERARQELQEANGRIARGQELLAQEQSRLDGLQQPLLQARSARDGLTGLELAARQAARISTALQQQEEAVRQLQQATAAVLAAEAAQHQARTHQLDLRERQLQGMAARLAADLQEGEPCPVCGSRQHPQPAPVAADAVADAALAAAEHQLEETGRALVAARATQAGLQAQLEALADQLPEGPLPSLQAAQAEAARAVAELEGARRLAGALDGLEAERQQAEHRVQQFQQRLRQREEETIGCRQVLAEKQKGLADLNQRITAGLGGDHDPATLLLQIQGLMQALETLIEAAQQRALALSLETEAQRRLAGDLARAGFNDPQALVQALAPEAERLAWSRTLQQHAADRALAQGVLAELAGQELPELRPDLQAAETGLASADAARRDALARFTRAETAVTAITGLIQRHGTGAAELAEQQRQADLVQGVAARCLGQSDPHISLQRWVLSAYLEEICGYANHRLSQMTAGRYELRLSDASGQRRGSKAGLGLRVLDAYTGEEREVSSLSGGETFQASLALALGVADTVQAHSGGVVLEALFIDEGFGSLDPDSLHLAMDELDRLREGGRMIGLISHVAALRERIRTGLEVVASERGSRVVVGTLEAT, from the coding sequence ATGCGCCCCCACCTGCTGGAGATGGAAGCCTTCGGTCCCTACGCGGAACCGGTGACGATCTGCTTCGACACCCTGTGCCGGGACGGCCTGTTCCTGATCCACGGCAGCACGGGGTCCGGCAAGACCTACCTGCTCGATGCCCTCTGCTTCGCGCTCTACGGCGAGGTGAGTGGCGAGCGCAGCCTCAAGGGGCTGCGCTCCGATCACGCCCCGCCCCAGGCACTGCCGCAGGTGAGCCTGGAGTTTTCGGCGGCGGGCGGCCGCTGGCGGGTGGAGCGCCAGGCCGCCTGCGAGGTGCCCAAGAGTCGCGGCCAGGGCACCACCAGCAAGGGCGCCAAGGCGGGGCTGTGGCGGTTGCTGGGCGGGGAGCCGCAACCGGTGGCCGCCGGCGTGCAGGAGGTGGGGCGGGAGGTGGCGCGGCTGGTGGGTCTCGATGCCGCCCAGTTCCGCCAGGTGATCCTCCTGCCCCAGGGACGCTTCGCCGAGGTGCTGCGCGCCCGTGACGAAGACCGCGAGGCCCTGCTCAAGACCCTGTTCGACACGTCCCTCTACGAGCGGGCCATGGGCTGGCTGGCGGGACAGGCCAAGGCGGCCGAGGAGGAGCTGCGGGAACGGCAGCGGCAGCAGCGCCACCTGCTGGAGCAGATCGCCGCAGCCTGGGAACCCTGGCAGCGGGAAGGGCAATCCTCCGAGAAGCCGCCAGGGGAGGCGCCGGAGGAAGCGTCACCGGATCTCCCGTCAGAACTCCTTCCCGAGCATCTCCCCACGGTGCAGGGAGCGATGGAGGCCCTGCAGCAGCAGGCAGCGCTGCACCTGGATCGGGCCGAGGCCCGGTTTCTGCAGGCCCAGGCGGGCCTGGCCGAGCTCCGGAGCCGGGCCGAGCTCTGGGACCGCCGCCAGCGCGCCCAGGCGCGACTGCAGGAGCTGGCGCAACAGCAGGAGCCCATGGTCGCGCTGCAGGCACGGCTGGCGCTGGCGGAACGGGCCGAGACGGTGCGCGCCAGCATGCTGTCCGAAGCCGACGCCCGCCAGCGACGGGAGGAGGCGGAGACCCGGTGCCGCCAACGGCTGGAACGGCTACGGCGCCAGCGGGATGCCGCCGACCAGGCCCCCGATGCCGTGATGGCGCTTGGCCTGCTGGAGCTTCCCGAGCCGGCGCGACTCACCACAGCGCTGAACGCTCTGGCCGTGCGGCAGGGAGAACTGGAGCAGGTACTGGCGCTCGCCGAGCGGCGACGGGGGGCGCGGCGGGAGGAGGAGCGAGCCCGGCAGGAGCTGCAGGAGGCCAACGGCCGCATCGCCCGCGGTCAGGAGCTGCTGGCCCAGGAACAATCCCGTCTGGATGGCCTGCAGCAGCCCCTGCTTCAGGCCCGCAGCGCCCGTGATGGGCTCACAGGCCTGGAGCTGGCCGCCCGCCAGGCCGCCCGGATCAGCACGGCCCTCCAGCAGCAGGAGGAGGCGGTCCGGCAGCTGCAGCAGGCCACCGCCGCGGTGCTGGCGGCCGAGGCTGCCCAGCACCAGGCCCGGACCCACCAGCTGGATCTGCGCGAACGCCAGCTACAGGGCATGGCGGCCCGGCTGGCCGCGGATCTGCAGGAGGGCGAGCCCTGCCCGGTGTGCGGGTCGCGGCAGCACCCCCAGCCGGCGCCGGTGGCTGCCGATGCCGTGGCCGACGCGGCCCTGGCGGCGGCCGAACACCAGCTGGAGGAGACCGGCCGTGCCCTGGTGGCCGCCCGCGCCACGCAGGCAGGGCTGCAGGCACAGCTCGAGGCGCTGGCTGATCAGCTTCCAGAGGGCCCGCTGCCCTCTTTGCAGGCGGCGCAGGCTGAGGCCGCCAGGGCCGTCGCCGAGCTGGAGGGGGCCCGCAGGCTGGCCGGTGCCCTGGACGGACTGGAAGCCGAACGGCAGCAGGCGGAGCACCGCGTCCAGCAGTTCCAGCAAAGGCTCAGGCAGAGGGAAGAGGAGACAATCGGTTGCCGCCAGGTGTTGGCGGAGAAGCAGAAGGGACTGGCCGACCTGAACCAGCGCATCACCGCGGGCCTGGGGGGAGACCATGACCCCGCCACCCTGCTCCTGCAGATCCAGGGCCTGATGCAGGCACTCGAGACCCTGATCGAAGCCGCCCAGCAGCGCGCCCTCGCCCTCAGCCTTGAGACGGAGGCCCAGCGCCGTCTGGCCGGCGATCTGGCCAGGGCGGGATTCAACGATCCCCAGGCGCTGGTGCAGGCCCTGGCCCCCGAAGCCGAGCGGCTCGCCTGGAGCCGCACCCTGCAGCAGCACGCGGCGGATCGGGCCCTGGCGCAGGGCGTGCTGGCCGAGCTGGCCGGGCAGGAGCTGCCCGAGCTGCGGCCGGATCTCCAGGCCGCCGAGACGGGGCTCGCTTCGGCGGATGCGGCCCGTCGCGACGCTCTGGCCCGCTTCACCCGGGCTGAAACCGCCGTCACGGCGATCACCGGGCTGATCCAACGCCACGGCACGGGTGCTGCGGAGCTGGCCGAGCAGCAGCGGCAGGCTGATCTGGTGCAGGGCGTGGCCGCCCGCTGCCTGGGCCAGAGCGATCCCCACATCTCCCTGCAGCGCTGGGTGCTCTCGGCCTACCTCGAGGAGATCTGCGGCTATGCCAACCACCGCCTCAGCCAGATGACGGCCGGTCGCTACGAGCTGCGCCTCTCGGACGCCTCGGGGCAGCGCCGCGGCAGCAAGGCGGGTCTGGGCCTGCGGGTGCTGGATGCCTACACCGGTGAGGAGCGGGAGGTGTCGAGCCTCTCGGGAGGTGAAACCTTCCAGGCCTCCCTTGCCCTGGCCCTGGGGGTGGCGGATACGGTGCAGGCCCACAGCGGCGGCGTGGTGCTGGAGGCCTTGTTCATCGATGAAGGCTTCGGCAGCCTCGATCCCGACAGCCTGCACCTGGCCATGGACGAGCTGGACCGCCTGCGGGAGGGAGGGCGCATGATCGGCCTGATCAGCCATGTGGCGGCGTTGCGCGAGCGGATCCGCACGGGTCTGGAGGTGGTGGCCAGCGAGCGGGGATCCCGGGTGGTGGTGGGCACCCTGGAGGCCACATGA